The following coding sequences are from one Deinococcus metalli window:
- a CDS encoding DoxX family membrane protein, whose amino-acid sequence MHTTPHSKSPEPVLTVPFTQKPVSLASRVDALEFRMVSWWARHGILLLRLALGLVFVWFGAQKFFPGVSVAQELATNTISRLTFGHVPSSVSLPVLATWEVAIGLGLLTGRFLRVTLLLLFAQMAGTFLPLVFFPHETFKAIPLVPTLEGQYIIKNLVLVAAALVVGATTRGGRIIHDPAAAVRAEEIQALNTRYRRRYGRSPDPR is encoded by the coding sequence GAGCCCGTCCTGACCGTCCCCTTCACCCAGAAGCCTGTTTCCCTCGCCTCGCGGGTGGACGCCCTGGAATTCCGGATGGTCAGCTGGTGGGCGCGGCACGGCATTCTGCTGCTGCGCCTCGCGCTGGGCCTCGTGTTCGTGTGGTTCGGCGCGCAGAAGTTCTTCCCCGGCGTGAGCGTCGCACAGGAACTCGCCACCAACACCATCTCCCGACTCACCTTCGGGCACGTGCCGTCCAGCGTGAGCCTCCCGGTGCTGGCCACCTGGGAGGTCGCGATCGGCCTGGGTCTGCTGACCGGGCGCTTCCTGCGCGTCACGCTCCTGCTGCTCTTCGCGCAGATGGCCGGCACCTTCCTGCCACTGGTGTTCTTCCCGCACGAGACCTTCAAGGCCATTCCGCTGGTACCGACGCTCGAAGGGCAGTACATCATCAAGAACCTCGTGCTGGTCGCCGCCGCCCTGGTCGTCGGGGCCACCACACGCGGCGGCCGGATCATCCATGACCCGGCGGCGGCCGTCCGGGCCGAGGAGATCCAGGCCCTGAACACGCGGTACCGCCGCCGGTACGGCCGGTCGCCCGATCCGCGCTGA